A region of Pyxidicoccus parkwaysis DNA encodes the following proteins:
- a CDS encoding AsmA family protein: MSNTVVHKKRRWPYVLGGILALLVIVVGVALWRLDAILLKTARDQAATYSQKLGRPIQIGDISTKLFPTLGAEVENVTVGPAEGEELALAQLDSIDIRVAAGPLISSSGKDIQVRNAEVSGLTVNVVRFPDGTTNVQRLMKRLEEQSPKEEEKPEEPKQPTDLSGVHVERAALTDGTIRFVDRSAGTQARELAVKDLDIEVKDLQAGKPLVVDLSAAVLADKQNLKMALHAAPLPPTLIPTPERVTLKAEHIDLAPLGPFLPPDVGLQAGTVDADWQADLGSAVPGGKGPTRFAGVIKALGLRFSGAEGGKALDVVLDTDVTGDVAVGDLALDKLNLDVGPASITGKGRVKGLLTEKPAVEGLELVGKNLDPAAIAEYYPPLRKQLKGMIAGPIGLAVKGSGTQDAQAINIDVDLTPVRLRVPDQLTKDSGASMKLTASLTGAAASGGALRFTSNADLDGVDLRPGLLVNKAPGQRMRVNAAGTYKPSKSGSGMTVEIPQLTANVLEDTVTGSASYATAGTGKKATTTFTADLKSPKLDADALLMNEQEVIARNGGVPPPVPPEDPARFNGYRGEIRFNVGALRYTKMDLSNVTGLVKMTDDLITVEKFSSGLYGGQVVADGTSIRLGPAPEKRPFDAKVKVQNVEMADALTQFTPQKIMTGKFNGNVDVKGVGYTPERLQETLLGAINGNILGGTLLGKDLVAAVSEPLAKALPFAAKSLKSGDVTSLGGDLPFGVEIKNGVAQLERPLSWTRPEAALSFSGGIRLDGTLDLTGGISLTPSTVKTLTLGKVTPPENIPVGLKITGKAWKPEVTGVDVKPAATTIAKLAASSLAGNLIGGERGKQVQSIIQGGQEQARAEAEAKQKELEAKAAAEKARLEAEAKKKAEDEAKKRLRGIFGGK, from the coding sequence ATGTCCAACACCGTCGTCCACAAGAAGCGCCGCTGGCCCTATGTCCTCGGCGGCATTCTCGCGCTCCTCGTCATCGTCGTCGGCGTCGCCCTCTGGCGCCTCGACGCCATCCTCCTCAAGACGGCCCGCGACCAGGCCGCCACCTACTCCCAGAAGCTCGGTCGCCCCATCCAAATCGGCGACATCTCCACCAAGCTCTTCCCCACCCTCGGCGCTGAAGTCGAGAACGTCACCGTCGGCCCCGCCGAGGGCGAGGAGCTCGCCCTCGCGCAGCTGGACTCCATCGACATCCGCGTCGCCGCCGGGCCCCTCATCTCCTCGAGCGGCAAGGACATCCAGGTGCGCAACGCCGAGGTGTCCGGCCTCACCGTCAACGTCGTCCGCTTCCCCGACGGCACCACCAACGTCCAGCGCCTCATGAAGCGCCTCGAGGAGCAGTCCCCCAAGGAGGAGGAGAAGCCCGAGGAGCCGAAGCAGCCCACCGACCTCTCCGGCGTCCACGTCGAGCGCGCCGCCCTCACCGACGGCACCATCCGCTTCGTGGACCGCTCGGCCGGCACCCAGGCCCGCGAGCTCGCCGTGAAGGACCTCGACATCGAGGTGAAGGACCTCCAGGCCGGCAAGCCGCTCGTCGTCGACCTCTCCGCCGCCGTCCTCGCCGACAAGCAGAACCTCAAGATGGCGCTCCACGCCGCGCCCCTGCCTCCCACCCTCATCCCCACCCCCGAGCGCGTGACGCTCAAGGCCGAGCACATCGACCTCGCCCCCCTGGGCCCCTTCCTCCCGCCCGACGTCGGCCTCCAGGCCGGCACCGTGGACGCGGACTGGCAGGCGGACCTCGGCAGCGCCGTGCCCGGCGGCAAGGGCCCCACTCGCTTCGCTGGCGTCATCAAGGCGCTCGGCCTGCGCTTCTCGGGCGCCGAGGGCGGCAAGGCGCTCGACGTGGTGCTCGACACGGACGTCACCGGCGACGTGGCCGTGGGTGACCTCGCGCTCGACAAGCTCAACCTGGACGTCGGCCCCGCGAGCATCACCGGCAAGGGCCGCGTGAAGGGCCTGCTCACCGAGAAGCCCGCGGTGGAGGGCCTCGAGCTCGTCGGGAAGAACCTCGACCCGGCCGCCATCGCCGAGTACTACCCGCCGCTGCGCAAGCAGCTCAAGGGCATGATTGCCGGCCCCATCGGCCTCGCGGTGAAGGGCAGCGGCACGCAGGACGCCCAGGCCATCAACATCGACGTGGACCTGACGCCCGTGCGGCTGCGCGTGCCGGACCAGCTCACCAAGGACTCGGGCGCGTCCATGAAGCTGACCGCGAGCCTCACCGGCGCCGCGGCCAGTGGCGGCGCGCTGCGCTTCACCTCCAACGCGGACCTGGACGGCGTGGACCTCCGCCCCGGCCTGCTCGTGAACAAGGCCCCCGGCCAGCGCATGCGCGTCAACGCCGCCGGCACGTACAAGCCGAGCAAGAGCGGCTCCGGCATGACGGTGGAGATTCCCCAGCTCACCGCGAACGTGCTCGAGGACACCGTGACGGGCAGCGCGTCCTACGCCACGGCCGGCACGGGCAAGAAGGCGACGACGACGTTCACCGCGGACCTCAAGAGCCCCAAGCTGGACGCGGACGCACTGCTGATGAACGAGCAGGAGGTCATCGCCCGCAACGGTGGCGTGCCGCCGCCCGTGCCTCCGGAGGACCCGGCTCGCTTCAATGGCTACCGCGGTGAGATACGCTTCAACGTTGGAGCGCTGCGCTACACGAAGATGGACCTCTCCAACGTGACGGGCCTCGTGAAGATGACCGACGACCTCATCACCGTGGAGAAATTCTCCTCCGGCCTCTACGGCGGCCAGGTCGTCGCCGACGGGACGAGCATCCGCCTCGGCCCCGCGCCGGAGAAGCGCCCCTTCGATGCGAAGGTGAAGGTGCAGAACGTGGAGATGGCGGATGCCCTCACCCAGTTCACGCCGCAGAAAATCATGACGGGCAAGTTCAACGGCAACGTGGACGTGAAGGGCGTGGGCTACACGCCGGAGCGGCTCCAGGAGACGCTGCTCGGCGCCATCAACGGCAACATCCTGGGCGGCACGCTGCTGGGGAAGGACCTGGTGGCCGCGGTTTCCGAGCCGCTCGCCAAGGCGCTGCCCTTCGCGGCGAAGAGCCTCAAGAGCGGCGACGTGACGTCGCTCGGCGGAGACCTGCCCTTCGGCGTGGAAATCAAGAACGGCGTGGCGCAGCTGGAGCGGCCGCTGTCGTGGACGCGGCCCGAGGCGGCGCTGAGCTTCAGCGGCGGCATCCGGCTGGATGGAACGCTGGACCTCACGGGCGGAATCTCGCTGACGCCGTCGACGGTGAAGACGCTGACGCTGGGCAAGGTGACGCCGCCGGAGAACATCCCCGTGGGCCTGAAGATAACGGGCAAGGCGTGGAAGCCCGAGGTGACGGGCGTGGACGTGAAGCCGGCCGCGACGACGATTGCGAAGCTGGCGGCCTCGTCGCTCGCGGGCAACCTGATTGGCGGCGAGCGCGGCAAGCAGGTGCAGTCCATCATCCAGGGCGGCCAGGAGCAGGCCCGCGCCGAGGCCGAGGCCAAGCAGAAGGAGCTGGAGGCGAAGGCCGCCGCCGAGAAGGCCCGCCTGGAGGCCGAGGCCAAGAAGAAGGCCGAGGACGAGGCGAAGAAGCGCCTGCGCGGCATCTTCGGCGGGAAGTAG
- a CDS encoding BlaI/MecI/CopY family transcriptional regulator produces the protein MSETKLPRPTDGELAILRVLWERGDSTVREVHEALTRHEPEGTGYTTVLKLMQIMTEKGLVERDESQRAHVYRARATEQRTQRQLVTDLVDRAFGGSPARLAMQALSSKKTSPEELAELRRLLDTLEGAEE, from the coding sequence ATGAGCGAGACGAAGCTGCCGCGTCCGACGGATGGGGAGCTGGCCATCCTCCGGGTGCTGTGGGAGCGCGGAGACAGCACGGTGCGCGAGGTGCACGAGGCGCTCACCCGGCACGAGCCGGAGGGCACCGGGTACACCACGGTGCTGAAGCTGATGCAGATCATGACGGAGAAGGGGCTCGTGGAGCGCGACGAGTCCCAGCGGGCCCACGTTTACCGGGCGAGGGCCACGGAGCAGCGGACGCAGCGGCAGCTGGTGACGGATTTGGTGGACCGCGCTTTCGGCGGTTCTCCGGCCCGGCTGGCGATGCAGGCGCTGTCCTCGAAGAAGACGAGCCCCGAGGAGCTGGCGGAGCTGCGCCGGCTGCTCGACACGCTGGAAGGAGCCGAAGAATGA
- a CDS encoding sterol desaturase family protein — protein MSVSAPFSFLKNRKHNLDRMTLRDLVYSFFTYYAVIAYIAVGITSLVFAVKWFEHPLRMLLAMLAASVVFPLGWYLVHKNILHSRFLYKSPLTAATWKRIHFDHHQDPNDLRVLFGALANVLPTVGGVMVPVGYFIGGKAGMAAALGWGMVITCFYEFCHCIQHLNYTPKLGFLKEIKRLHLSHHYHNEQGNYGITNYFWDRLFGTYYSKAGDRPKSATVFNLGYTAEEAQKYPWVDKLSGGTRGDGHPKRFWEGKNPDSVQTTVAEAPARTEG, from the coding sequence GTGTCAGTCAGCGCACCCTTCTCTTTTCTGAAGAACCGCAAGCACAACCTGGACCGGATGACGCTGAGGGACCTGGTCTACTCGTTCTTCACGTACTACGCCGTCATCGCCTACATCGCGGTGGGCATCACCAGCCTCGTCTTCGCCGTGAAGTGGTTCGAGCACCCGCTGCGCATGCTGCTGGCCATGCTGGCCGCGAGCGTGGTGTTCCCGCTCGGATGGTACCTCGTGCACAAGAACATCCTGCACAGCCGCTTCCTCTACAAGTCGCCCCTCACCGCGGCGACGTGGAAGCGCATCCACTTCGACCACCACCAGGACCCCAATGACTTGCGCGTGCTCTTCGGCGCGCTGGCCAACGTGCTGCCCACCGTGGGTGGCGTGATGGTGCCCGTGGGCTACTTCATCGGCGGCAAGGCCGGTATGGCGGCGGCGCTCGGCTGGGGCATGGTGATTACGTGCTTCTACGAGTTCTGCCACTGCATCCAGCACCTGAACTACACGCCCAAGCTCGGCTTCCTGAAGGAAATCAAGCGGCTGCACCTGTCGCACCACTACCACAACGAGCAGGGCAACTACGGCATCACCAACTACTTCTGGGACCGCCTCTTCGGCACCTACTACTCGAAGGCCGGTGACAGGCCCAAGAGCGCCACCGTCTTCAACCTCGGCTACACCGCCGAGGAGGCGCAGAAGTACCCCTGGGTGGACAAGCTCTCCGGCGGCACCCGCGGCGACGGCCACCCCAAGCGCTTCTGGGAGGGGAAGAATCCCGACTCCGTCCAGACGACGGTGGCGGAGGCGCCCGCCCGCACCGAGGGCTGA
- a CDS encoding 4-hydroxy-3-methylbut-2-enyl diphosphate reductase, whose amino-acid sequence MRHLSSLSLVAVLLAAITATAAPELRGTWTAQPQSSKSNATELQLNLHPQGNEHHQMGFSEPLSAFQGLSTNDGPASFTLPREAGTFSFEGTFKGGEGAGHYRFSPSETYAKSMAALGYSNLTPENQFNLAATDVTTTRIKELAAAGYKNLSMDELMQVGIFDVTPAYANELAKAGYSGLTLEQLVAGRIHGVNAARIQGLASAGFTKLSWDDLLAMSIHGVTPEFVKEVRALGFKDLDGDQIVAFRIHGVTPAFVKEMRELGFKDADADQMVAFRIHNVTPAFVKEMRDAGFKDMDADGFTAFRIHGVTPAFVKEMREQGFPDITNEQLVAFRIHGVTTDFVKRMRAAGYTRITPDELVSLRIHGVDEDFMRAMSGKGDGGAAKKK is encoded by the coding sequence ATGCGTCACCTGTCGTCCCTGTCCCTCGTGGCCGTGCTGCTCGCGGCCATCACCGCCACCGCGGCCCCCGAGCTGCGCGGCACCTGGACCGCCCAGCCCCAGAGCAGCAAGTCCAACGCGACGGAACTGCAGCTCAACCTCCACCCGCAGGGCAACGAGCACCACCAGATGGGCTTCAGCGAGCCCCTCTCCGCCTTCCAGGGCCTGTCCACCAACGACGGACCCGCGTCCTTCACGCTGCCGCGCGAGGCCGGCACCTTCAGCTTCGAGGGCACCTTCAAGGGCGGCGAGGGCGCGGGCCACTACCGCTTCTCCCCGAGCGAGACCTACGCGAAGTCCATGGCCGCGCTGGGCTACTCGAACCTGACGCCGGAGAACCAGTTCAACCTCGCGGCCACGGACGTCACCACCACCCGCATCAAGGAGCTCGCGGCGGCGGGCTACAAGAACCTCTCCATGGACGAGCTGATGCAGGTGGGCATCTTCGACGTCACGCCCGCCTACGCGAATGAGCTGGCGAAGGCCGGCTACTCGGGGCTGACGCTGGAGCAGCTCGTGGCGGGCCGCATCCACGGCGTCAACGCGGCGCGCATCCAGGGCCTGGCATCCGCGGGCTTCACGAAGCTGTCCTGGGACGACCTGCTGGCCATGTCCATCCACGGCGTCACGCCCGAGTTCGTCAAGGAGGTGCGCGCGCTGGGCTTCAAGGACCTGGACGGAGACCAGATTGTCGCCTTCCGCATCCACGGCGTCACCCCCGCCTTCGTGAAGGAGATGCGTGAGTTGGGCTTCAAGGACGCGGACGCGGACCAGATGGTCGCCTTCCGCATCCACAACGTCACGCCCGCCTTCGTGAAGGAGATGCGTGACGCGGGCTTCAAGGACATGGACGCCGACGGCTTCACCGCCTTCCGCATCCACGGCGTCACGCCGGCCTTCGTGAAGGAGATGCGAGAGCAGGGCTTCCCGGACATCACCAACGAGCAGCTCGTGGCCTTCCGCATCCACGGCGTGACGACGGACTTCGTGAAGCGGATGCGCGCGGCGGGCTACACGCGCATCACCCCGGACGAATTGGTGTCGCTGCGCATCCACGGCGTGGACGAGGACTTCATGCGCGCCATGTCCGGCAAGGGCGACGGCGGGGCGGCGAAGAAGAAGTAG
- a CDS encoding M56 family metallopeptidase, giving the protein MSSLLLESVGWALLHSLWQGALVALLLAVALATVGRRAANARYALACGALVLSLALPAVAGWRHYSEGRGSEVSARKSEARGTSRERMRAEKEGASAGRVSSLERVRAAEDSRSYVSAPTSASALERTGPRVESPERMSPLAWLQSLVAKHLRWLVLAWVAGVGLCSGRMTAEWVKLRRLAAEARPAPSEWQERLDALAARLGLGRAVRLLESASVDVPAAVGWLSPVVLLPVSTLSGLSTRQLEMVLAHELAHIRRHDFAVNLAQVLVETLLFYHPAVRWVSHVIRVEREHCCDDVAVSASGGALSYARALTALEELRVLPTVHGPAMSALGGSLPERVRRLITAPAARCSSRWVAGASVLTLASSLAVAAPLTSLVLGSVEKEPASKAAAPVESTEASGDGGSSRMGATSFDAARSRDGATSFDAARSRNGTTSFEDTRSRKGATSFEDARPRNGATTSEAVRPRLSAAPLSGPPAPPVARGAPPAPPAGIAPLAAKDVLLAPSVIAPVPGVVAAAPAPAPAPAPKPGRHDDDDDLDERTRVGAGQQLTVDQLVELKVAGVTPARVQELQSMGYEPTVANLVAMGHAGITPEYAKDMSARFGRKLDADDLVQMKHLGVTPEYIEALKATGFTTNDPDDLVQARAVGVNEAYVRELKNAGYTGMSLEDVSQLRAVGVDAGYIQALSQRGLPKMAADDLMQLRAVGVTPEWLDRIREAGVQTKDAEELTQLRAVGVDPDFLRELRDAGMKDLSTDELIRLRTGGVDADFIRKMRGSKSK; this is encoded by the coding sequence ATGAGCAGCCTCCTGTTGGAGTCCGTGGGTTGGGCCCTGCTGCACTCACTCTGGCAGGGGGCGCTGGTGGCGCTGCTGCTCGCGGTGGCGCTGGCCACGGTGGGCCGGCGGGCCGCGAATGCGCGCTATGCGCTGGCGTGTGGCGCGCTGGTGCTGTCGCTGGCGCTGCCGGCGGTGGCGGGGTGGCGGCACTACTCGGAGGGACGGGGCTCGGAGGTCTCGGCGCGGAAGTCCGAGGCGCGCGGGACGTCGAGGGAGCGGATGCGCGCGGAGAAGGAGGGAGCTTCTGCCGGGCGAGTGTCCTCACTGGAGCGGGTGCGCGCGGCGGAGGACTCGCGTTCCTACGTGAGTGCGCCCACGAGCGCTTCCGCTCTGGAGCGGACGGGCCCTCGCGTGGAGTCGCCGGAGCGCATGTCTCCGCTGGCGTGGCTGCAGTCGCTGGTGGCGAAGCACCTGCGGTGGCTGGTGCTCGCGTGGGTGGCGGGCGTGGGGCTGTGCTCGGGCCGGATGACGGCGGAGTGGGTGAAGCTGCGCCGGCTCGCGGCCGAGGCGAGGCCCGCGCCCTCCGAGTGGCAGGAGCGGCTGGACGCGCTGGCGGCGCGACTGGGGCTGGGGCGCGCGGTGCGGCTGCTCGAGTCGGCGTCCGTGGACGTGCCGGCGGCGGTGGGCTGGCTGTCCCCGGTGGTGCTGCTGCCGGTGTCCACGCTGTCCGGGCTGTCGACGCGGCAGCTGGAGATGGTGCTCGCGCACGAGCTGGCCCATATCCGTCGCCATGACTTCGCGGTGAACCTGGCGCAGGTGCTGGTGGAGACGCTGCTCTTCTACCACCCCGCCGTGCGCTGGGTGTCCCACGTCATCCGCGTGGAACGTGAGCATTGCTGCGACGACGTTGCCGTGTCCGCGAGCGGCGGTGCCCTCTCCTACGCCCGCGCGCTGACGGCGCTGGAGGAGCTGCGCGTGCTGCCCACCGTGCATGGCCCGGCGATGTCCGCGCTCGGTGGTTCGCTGCCGGAGCGCGTGCGCCGGCTCATCACCGCGCCTGCGGCCCGTTGCTCCTCGCGCTGGGTGGCTGGAGCGTCGGTGCTCACCCTGGCCAGCAGCCTCGCGGTGGCCGCGCCCCTGACGTCGCTGGTGCTGGGCAGCGTGGAGAAGGAGCCCGCATCGAAGGCCGCTGCTCCCGTGGAGAGCACTGAAGCCTCGGGTGATGGCGGCAGCTCGCGCATGGGCGCCACCTCGTTCGATGCAGCACGCTCGCGCGACGGCGCCACCTCGTTCGATGCAGCACGCTCGCGCAACGGCACTACGTCCTTCGAAGACACCCGCTCGCGCAAGGGCGCCACGTCCTTCGAAGACGCACGCCCGCGCAACGGCGCCACGACCTCCGAGGCCGTACGCCCTCGCCTGTCGGCCGCGCCGCTCAGCGGTCCCCCTGCCCCTCCTGTCGCGCGGGGTGCGCCGCCCGCGCCGCCCGCCGGCATCGCGCCCCTGGCCGCGAAGGACGTCCTGCTCGCCCCGTCGGTCATCGCACCAGTGCCCGGAGTCGTCGCCGCGGCTCCGGCCCCGGCCCCCGCGCCCGCACCGAAGCCGGGCCGCCATGACGATGACGACGACCTCGACGAGCGCACGCGGGTGGGCGCGGGCCAGCAGCTCACCGTGGACCAGCTCGTCGAGCTGAAGGTGGCGGGCGTCACGCCGGCCCGCGTGCAGGAGCTGCAGTCCATGGGCTACGAGCCCACCGTGGCCAACCTCGTCGCCATGGGCCACGCGGGCATCACCCCCGAGTACGCGAAGGACATGAGCGCGCGCTTCGGCCGCAAGCTGGACGCGGATGACCTGGTGCAGATGAAGCACCTGGGCGTCACCCCCGAGTACATCGAGGCGCTCAAGGCCACGGGCTTCACCACCAACGACCCGGACGACCTCGTGCAGGCCCGCGCGGTGGGCGTCAACGAGGCCTACGTCCGCGAGCTGAAGAACGCCGGCTACACCGGCATGTCGCTGGAGGACGTCTCCCAGCTGCGCGCCGTCGGAGTGGACGCCGGCTACATCCAGGCCCTGAGCCAGCGCGGCCTGCCGAAGATGGCCGCCGATGACCTGATGCAGCTGCGCGCCGTGGGCGTCACGCCCGAGTGGCTGGACCGCATCCGCGAGGCCGGCGTGCAGACGAAGGACGCGGAGGAGCTCACCCAGCTCCGAGCCGTCGGCGTGGACCCGGACTTCCTCCGCGAGCTGCGCGACGCCGGCATGAAGGACCTCTCCACCGACGAGCTCATCCGCCTGCGCACCGGCGGCGTGGACGCCGACTTCATCCGGAAGATGCGCGGCTCGAAGTCGAAGTAA
- a CDS encoding fibril protein, with amino-acid sequence MFALRIACAGLLLTAACATSNKSVTPVRESRAPEQQARQQVGSYGFHPEDPVRVGWGNEGLMAFLDLLRGPEGQRVAWRRLGPSQGMEVFEVTYDGLAAPVNLYLDPMHGGAIHAPAGFTIEGITSREPLPPTERPQVIEL; translated from the coding sequence ATGTTCGCGCTTCGTATTGCCTGCGCCGGGCTGCTGCTGACGGCAGCGTGTGCCACATCCAACAAGTCCGTGACACCGGTCCGCGAGTCGCGCGCGCCGGAGCAGCAAGCCCGGCAGCAGGTGGGCTCCTATGGCTTCCACCCCGAGGACCCCGTGCGGGTGGGCTGGGGGAACGAGGGACTGATGGCGTTCCTCGACCTGCTGCGCGGGCCCGAGGGCCAGCGCGTGGCCTGGCGCCGCCTGGGCCCGAGCCAGGGTATGGAGGTCTTCGAGGTGACGTACGACGGCCTCGCCGCCCCCGTGAATCTCTACCTGGACCCGATGCACGGCGGCGCCATCCACGCGCCCGCGGGCTTCACGATTGAGGGCATCACCTCCCGCGAGCCGCTGCCTCCCACGGAGCGGCCCCAGGTCATCGAGCTGTAG
- a CDS encoding DUF885 domain-containing protein, with protein sequence MSPAPLSAAEAAYTRLASEYLDWYLGANPIRATGLGFHQHDDRLPEVSADALTHKSEVLHDWLARLEEVDRAALTGDAAVDVRVLEYAIRADLAELEEERPWERDPGFYVRLVSYGLDSLSSRDFAPVAERLHSLRSRMARIPDVLESAKENLGGVPKLWAQLAVRDARGTVAYLRKDLPAALAAQGLAKVDASEREAFTHEREEAARHLEDFATWLEKDLLPRADGDYRLGRERFEKKLALEEHVTLSADQLRDINERAIREYKTWVAREAAKVDPKKTPEQVMAELVKDHPAADQLIPTARAQLVELQRFVREHDILTLPSDALPTVRETPPYARLGFASMDTPGPFEKKATEAYYNITPVEPAWTPEQQAQHLTYFNRAGLLGISVHEGIPGHFVQLLYESRIPTDVRKVFSPASVVEGWAHYTEQMMVDEGLGNGDPRIRLGQLRRALQRHARWYAALALHVYGEPLESVAKRYAEIAYFEPFPALREVERGTSNATYLYYALGRMQIFKLREDYRRHLEAQGKPFVLKDFHDRFLRLGLPVSLARGVLIPGDTAPSLE encoded by the coding sequence ATGTCCCCCGCTCCCCTCTCCGCCGCCGAGGCCGCGTACACCCGCCTCGCCAGCGAGTACCTCGACTGGTACCTCGGTGCGAATCCCATCCGCGCCACCGGGCTCGGCTTCCACCAGCACGATGACCGGCTCCCCGAGGTCTCCGCCGACGCGCTGACGCACAAGTCCGAGGTCCTCCACGACTGGCTCGCCCGCCTCGAAGAGGTGGACCGCGCCGCGCTCACCGGTGACGCGGCCGTGGACGTGCGTGTGCTGGAGTACGCCATCCGCGCGGACCTCGCGGAGCTGGAGGAGGAGCGTCCCTGGGAGCGGGACCCGGGCTTCTACGTGCGCCTCGTTTCGTACGGGCTCGACAGCCTCTCCTCCCGCGACTTCGCCCCCGTGGCCGAGCGTCTGCACTCGCTGCGCTCCCGCATGGCGCGCATCCCCGACGTGCTGGAGTCCGCGAAGGAGAACCTCGGCGGCGTGCCGAAGCTGTGGGCCCAGCTCGCCGTCCGCGACGCGCGCGGCACCGTGGCCTACCTGCGCAAGGATTTGCCGGCGGCCCTCGCGGCGCAGGGGCTCGCGAAGGTGGACGCCTCCGAGCGCGAGGCCTTCACCCACGAGCGCGAGGAGGCCGCGCGCCACCTGGAGGACTTCGCCACGTGGCTGGAGAAGGACCTGCTCCCCCGGGCGGACGGCGACTACCGCCTGGGCCGCGAGCGCTTCGAGAAGAAGCTCGCGCTGGAGGAGCACGTGACGCTGAGCGCGGACCAGCTCCGCGACATCAACGAGCGCGCCATCCGCGAATACAAGACCTGGGTCGCCCGCGAAGCCGCGAAGGTGGACCCGAAGAAGACGCCCGAGCAGGTGATGGCCGAGCTGGTGAAGGACCACCCCGCCGCGGACCAGCTCATCCCCACCGCCCGCGCGCAGCTCGTGGAGCTGCAGCGCTTCGTGCGCGAGCACGACATCCTCACGCTGCCCTCGGACGCGCTGCCCACCGTGCGCGAGACGCCGCCGTACGCGCGGCTCGGCTTCGCGTCCATGGACACGCCGGGCCCCTTCGAGAAGAAGGCCACCGAGGCGTACTACAACATCACCCCCGTCGAGCCGGCGTGGACGCCGGAGCAGCAGGCGCAGCACCTGACGTACTTCAACCGCGCGGGCCTGCTCGGCATCTCCGTGCACGAGGGCATCCCCGGCCACTTCGTGCAGCTGCTCTACGAGTCGAGGATTCCCACCGACGTGCGCAAGGTGTTCAGCCCCGCGTCCGTCGTCGAGGGCTGGGCCCACTACACCGAGCAGATGATGGTGGACGAGGGCCTGGGCAATGGAGACCCGCGCATCCGCCTGGGGCAGTTGCGCCGCGCCCTGCAGCGCCACGCGCGCTGGTACGCGGCCCTGGCGCTCCACGTCTACGGCGAGCCGCTGGAGTCCGTGGCGAAGCGCTACGCGGAGATTGCCTACTTCGAGCCCTTCCCCGCGCTGCGCGAGGTGGAGCGCGGCACGTCCAACGCGACGTACCTGTACTACGCGCTCGGGCGCATGCAGATTTTCAAGCTGCGCGAGGACTACCGCCGCCACCTGGAGGCGCAGGGGAAGCCCTTCGTGCTGAAGGACTTCCATGACCGCTTCCTGCGGCTCGGCCTGCCGGTGTCGCTCGCGCGCGGTGTCCTCATTCCGGGGGACACCGCGCCTTCGCTGGAGTAG
- a CDS encoding class I SAM-dependent methyltransferase, translating to MSHNLQRLTSFLSGLAGHGEARSRQALLERVSEVLPTVSLAGRIANEWLCHHLAGLDEAILLDIGPGTGKQGVDLLRRLGSREDRPRHLTIVAVEPDAVSLRAAEHNLLEAAQAYRLDVQVMAFHSLVEELDPAFWALLSSIGGTLLVHSAFALHHLRGTVAGEELRDILLRRLRMLEPKALVLAEPSLDLSGPDPDESFRQAWRHFGLTFQVMDRLALPPEESDAIRRFLVRELEAILNDSDDTGSKRFEHVRAWWRRLARAGFTRGELPPTLDIGSHPHIQPRGYPGYVGLDVSDETLVAVMCATPAARDAR from the coding sequence TTGAGCCACAACCTTCAACGTCTCACGTCCTTTCTCTCGGGGCTCGCGGGGCACGGGGAGGCGCGCTCGCGTCAGGCCTTGCTGGAGCGCGTCTCCGAGGTCCTCCCTACCGTCTCCCTGGCCGGCCGCATCGCCAATGAGTGGCTGTGTCACCACCTCGCCGGCCTCGACGAGGCTATCCTCCTCGACATCGGTCCCGGCACCGGAAAGCAGGGCGTGGACCTGCTGCGCCGCCTCGGCTCGCGCGAGGACCGGCCCCGCCACCTCACCATCGTCGCCGTCGAGCCCGACGCCGTGAGCCTCCGCGCCGCCGAGCACAACCTCCTCGAGGCCGCGCAGGCCTACCGGCTCGACGTCCAGGTCATGGCCTTCCACTCGCTCGTCGAGGAACTGGACCCCGCCTTCTGGGCCCTCCTGTCGTCAATCGGCGGAACGCTGCTCGTCCACTCCGCCTTCGCGCTGCACCACCTCCGCGGCACCGTGGCCGGCGAGGAATTGCGGGACATCCTGCTGCGCCGGCTGCGCATGCTGGAGCCGAAGGCCCTCGTGCTCGCCGAGCCCAGCCTGGACCTCTCCGGCCCGGACCCCGACGAGTCCTTCCGCCAGGCCTGGCGCCACTTCGGCCTCACCTTCCAGGTGATGGACCGCCTCGCCCTGCCTCCCGAGGAGAGCGACGCCATCCGCCGCTTCCTCGTGCGCGAGCTCGAGGCCATCCTCAACGACTCCGACGACACCGGCTCGAAGCGCTTCGAGCACGTGCGCGCCTGGTGGCGCAGGCTCGCCCGGGCGGGCTTCACGCGCGGCGAGCTCCCCCCTACCCTCGACATCGGCTCGCACCCGCACATCCAGCCGCGCGGCTATCCGGGGTACGTGGGGCTCGACGTCAGTGACGAGACGCTCGTCGCCGTGATGTGCGCCACGCCCGCGGCCCGTGACGCGCGCTGA